A single region of the Corticium candelabrum chromosome 15, ooCorCand1.1, whole genome shotgun sequence genome encodes:
- the LOC134190891 gene encoding uncharacterized protein LOC134190891 has product MNGYVLSPSGDADNLAGYIYSITSPVYQKMHSKCLVFQYRTSVPTRRTRLVLTARIVSLGGQGNIIKRSFNNARRYQWHKAIMKIEDNVLFYIQLIVQSRRKMFSGEVAIDNIHMVSCVQDIPKDVCWNKRGYKMCPTTFGGPGQWIDKQFTKTITTLRPLPPMSFDVIGCRKPTSMLSLPFHPLDYYDGLFYRWPLERGSAPYYCSVAARTLGYPVFIVGSDNRCYASNSIESVFAATRDVPCPDNKYLSFWVYRPYRWPESYNNSFFMVYQFVHQWKVTYNTIRYQTVYYKSFLWNGNLCNTDVNRPYISFTLWRKGIQAEHCVSFDYETSYYQPYAEIIIMSDNEKKRVKRYTAWKAPPMSKGWRSAAIALPVKRRDIVALEIRIVLRSKLSLREYTNIANLTVIPCSRDPSCTFDTSTCGWERVEQVSSCKVTSWQQSTGYQSSYALQRGYYPFNATSDSDSTFGYLTHYFRYLRASNCYRYEKWFSRLRSRPVPYKQYQCFRFHYSLETLSADMMWSYVVRSLVNGLIQTEFYLKPSMGNDESVANWAIGMLSLPQSYEGLLEIEFTMCDDCMIALDDFVFSRSPCTEVSGGCSAHKLHCSQYCVDGVNGPFCACSPRYYLGSDGTTCLPKCMTSCANDGSCISPDVCQCRPGFTDFDCRVDCGNPIISDKSGSIITPTIRNHDGRQLPYWVNCHWEIQSPVSIGNHLQITVRSDPEFRYCEDAVVTLQTDEVNETVNATDAADTAVTFYLSTENVFVSFSHYSRNNSCDGAGVNITYEVIESRCMDICSSVATLDDRCCGGYVMVIPGVLRQGDEVTINMLLQGVETPLSLTVSLWNVFGDLEFTSNYTPRRKAYGNMKLEYFTLEVLLIQFLLLQKGRCVILLLIMLIGA; this is encoded by the exons A TGAATGGGTATGTTTTGTCTCCAAGTGGAGATGCTGATAATTTGGCAGGCTATATATATAGCATTACAAGTCCTGTTTATCAGAAGATGCACTCCAAATGTTTGGTGTTTCAGTACAGAACAAGTGTTCCAACCAGACGTACTCGATTAGTTTTAACTGCTCGAATTGTGTCACTTGGTGGACAAGGCAACATCATTAAACGCAGTTTTAACAATGCAAGACGTTATCAATGGCATAAGGCAATCATGAAAATTGAAGACAATGTACTGTTCTACATTCAGCTGATTGTTCAATCAAGACGAAAGATGTTTTCTGGGGAAGTTGCCATCGATAACATTCACATGGTTTCTTGTGTGCAAG ACATTCCCAAAGACGTTTGTTGGAACAAGAGAGGCTACAAGATGTGTCCAACTACGTTTGGAGGCCCAGGACAATGGATAGACAAGCAGTTCACAAAGACTATTACAACTCTACGGCCACTTCCACCAATGT CGTTTGATGTGATTGGGTGCCGAAAACCCACTTCCATGTTGAGTTTGCCTTTTCACCCACTTGACTACTATGATGGGCTTTTCTATCGATGGCCTCTAGAGCGAGGCAGTGCTCCGTATTACTGTTCAGTTGCAGCCCGAACTCTTGGTTACCCAGTCTTTATTGTTGGATCTGACAATCGCTGCTATGCATCTAATAGTATCGAGTCTGTATTTGCTGCAACAAGAGATGTTCCTTGTCCAGATAACAAGTACTTGTCATTTTGGGTTTATCGTCCTTACCGGTGGCCTGAAAGTTACAACAACAGTTTCTTTATGGTTTATCAATTTGTGCATCAATGGAAGGTCACTTACAACACTATTCGTTATCAAACAG TTTACTACAAGAGTTTCTTGTGGAATGGCAATCTCTGCAACACTGATGTGAACCGTCCATACATTTCATTCACACTCTGGCGTAAAGGCATTCAAGCAGAACACTGTGTTTCGTTTGACTACGAGACATCTTACTACCAACCATATGCTGAGATAATTATTATGTCTGATAATGAGAAGAAACGAGTCAAACGATATACGGCATGGAAAGCACCTCCAATGAGTAAAGGTTGGAGATCTGCTGCCATTGCTCTGCCTGTGAAGAGAAGAGACATTGTGGCTTTGGAAATTCGAATTGTGTTACGCTCTAAGCTCTCACTTAGAGAATACACCAATATTGCAAACCTTACTGTTATTCCATGTTCTAGAG ATCCCAGTTGTACGTTTGACACTTCAACGTGTGGCTGGGAACGAGTTGAGCAAGTCTCTTCTTGCAAAGTGACATCCTGGCAACAATCAACAGGCTATCAGTCATCTTATGCTCTGCAGAGAGGTTACTACCCCTTTAACGCAACATCAGATTCCGACAGTA CATTTGGGTATTTGACTCATTATTTTCGGTATTTGAGGGCTAGTAATTGCTATCGATATGAGAAGTGGTTTTCAAGATTAAGGAGTCGTCCTGTTCCTTACAAACAATATCAGTGCTTTAGATTTCACTACAGTTTAGAAACTCTGAGTGCAGATATGATGTGGAGTTATGTTGTGCGATCATTAGTGAATGGATTAATTCAAACGGAATTCTATTTAAAGCCTTCGATGGGAAATGACGAATCTGTAGCAAACTGGGCTATTGGTATGCTCTCTCTGCCTCAATCATATGAAGGACTACTCGAGATTGAGTTTACAATGTGTGATGACTGTATGATTGCTCTTGATGACTTTGTCTTTTCTCGAAGTCCTTGTACAGAGG TTAGTGGAGGCTGTTCTGCACACAAGCTCCATTGCTCACAATATTGTGTTGATGGTGTGAATGGCCCATTCTGTGCCTGCAGTCCACGATACTATCTTGGCTCTGATGGAACTACTTGCTTGC CAAAGTGCATGACATCGTGTGCTAATGATGGTTCTTGCATTTCACCTGATGTGTGTCAATGTCGTCCTGGCTTCACTGACTTCGATTGTCGTGTTG ATTGTGGCAATCCAATTATAAGTGACAAAAGTGGTTCTATTATAACCCCAACTATACGTAACCATGATGGTCGTCAGCTTCCGTACTGGGTTAACTGCCACTGGGAGATACAATCTCCTGTTTCTATTGGGAACCATTTGCAAATTACGGTTAGATCGGATCCAGAATTTCGATACTGTGAGGATGCAGTGGTGACACTCCAAACTGATGAAGTTAATGAAACAGTCAATGCCACAGATGCAGCAGATACAGCAGTCACCTTCTATTTATCAACCgaaaatgtgtttgtttcattCTCACATTACAGTCGTAACAATTCTTGTGATGGTGCTGGAGTCAACATTACTTACGAAGTTATTG AGTCCAGGTGTATGGACATTTGCTCTTCTGTTGCAACACTAGATGACAG ATGCTGTGGAGGCTATGTGATGGTGATTCCTGGTGTACTGCGCCAAGGTGATGAGGTGACAATCAACATGCTTCTACAAGGTGTAGAAACACCTCTAAGTTTGACTGTAAGCCTTTGGAACGTTTTTGGAGACCTTGAgtttacatcaaactatacaCCTAGACGTAAAG CATATGGTAACATGAAGTTGGAATATTTTACTTTGGAGGTGTTGTTGATACAATTTTTACTTTTGCAGAAGGGAAGATGTGTTATATTGCTGTTGATCATGTTGATAGGTGCCTGA
- the LOC134191214 gene encoding CD109 antigen-like encodes MSGNQVVIDDKTTVSVAARGPTVLVQTDKPVYKAGQTVNMRIVVLNYDMKPSTQDITVEILDGGGKSVIKWTNLQPMNGLVTRSLPLSLEPTLGTWNITVIMLTQQSLQRSFVVQFACFDVKDYVLPKFDVELFIPRYVVYGDADLTGAAAARYTYGQPVKGILCLQVTSKFESDYSYLERTSIEVCYAIDGLVSFSLHLESAVDFFYIWNGVLPNGLELNATVTERGTVVTYNMSASLFVAKEPYTLSFLPGTRSFFKAGLPFYVTIWVATPDGLLALNVSEVTLVIFGDDELLDVVALSVVNGTASHKLFYRQNKFRNLISLKARLCFGMTSMYHNLVMC; translated from the exons ATGTCAGGCAATCAAGTGGTTATAGATGACAAGACAACAGTAAGTGTTGCCGCAAGAGGTCCCACTGTTCtggtacagacagacaaaccagtCTACAAAGCGGGTCAAACAG TGAATATGAGAATTGTTGTTCTCAATTATGACATGAAGCCATCAACACAGGAC ATCACTGTAGAAATATTG GATGGAGGAGGTAAGTCCGTGATCAAGTGGACTAACCTGCAGCCAATGAATG GACTTGTTACTCGTTCATTGCCCTTGTCATTGGAGCCTACACTTGGCACTTGGAATATCACAGTGATCATGCTTACACAACAGTCACTACAAAGAAGT TTTGTTGTccagtttgcttgttttgatgTCAAAGACTATG TTTTACCCAAGTTTGACGTTGAGCTTTTCATTCCACGCTACGTTGTCTATGGAGATGCAGATCTAACTGGCGCAGCTGCAGCAAG GTACACATATGGTCAACCAGTAAAGGGAATTCTCTGTTTGCAAGTAACATCAAAGTTTGAAAGTGACTACTCTTACTTAGAGAGAACATCAATTGAAGTTTGCTATGCT ATTGATGGACTAGTTTCTTTCTCGTTGCACCTTGAATCTGCAGTGGACTTCTTCTATATTTGGAATGGTGTTCTGCCTAATGGTTTAGAGTTGAATGCCACTGTAACAGAGCGAGGAACAGTTGTAACATACAACATGTCAGCATCTCTGTTTGTCGCCAAGGAGCCTTACACTCTAAGTTTCTTACCAGGAACTCGCTCTTTCTTTAAGGCTGGTTTGCCGTTTTATGTTACA ATTTGGGTTGCAACACCTGATGGTTTGCTTGCCCTTAATGTGTCTGAGGTAACCTTGGTGATCTTTGGTGATGATGAACTATTGGATGTTGTCGCACTTTCTGTGGTGAATGGGACAGCATCACACAAACTATTCTATAGGCAAAACAAGTTTAGAAATTTAATTTCACTGAAGGCAAGACTGTGTTTTGGTATGACTAGTATGTACCATAATTTAGTGATGTGTTGA
- the LOC134191213 gene encoding C3 and PZP-like alpha-2-macroglobulin domain-containing protein 8, which produces MVAGHSSTFTVFSTTEISETLHLMTISKEKIWNAWSVSLVTLSSQEFGGVYEFTFSLYINCSLAPDFQLLSFYTTNKGFAVEDVVHFVIETCFEHEVALSFSQSEVRPEEYVEISVKTLPHATVSLTAVDKSVLLLPTLCSSQVTRSNVEYEMSLYSLLEDESTSQNDPRHWWKSWWKTVKVPRVFKESGMNVISNYFFGLGNSRRIKRQAFNDTVDLIPSSFTSLPRKQVRSDFPEVWLWKTIQTNEQGEWHANLTVPHTITSWIVDAFALSSNTPLGIVDSPSSLLVFKQFFVSLSLPFSVIRGEEVEIIANVFNYFHKDLHVVLSIDNSTDAFDLVESFTSGYTVLTVPANDIWTARFPIVPQKLGYIPIKVTARSNLESDTVLRMLLVELEGIPQEYYKSIQIQGNSIATLTLDLPPSFVNDSVAGFLSVSGDILGPAINSLGSLLRMPSGCGEQNMVNFAPAVVIKQYLMKTNQLTPEIDSKATRFMEIGYQRQLTFQRSDGGYAIWGNKSPSSSTCLTAFVLQIYALAMDVMYIDEMSMLKSLCWLMNRQRYDGSFVETGQCYHLTCGMREDRATTLTAYSLITLVEVGKQLKSSSGSCLWALHYKIDRARKYLENAISSLTYSGKYNDYIRAMAAYALSLAGSPRADLVVKRLQESAIRTDNHCHWICNSEQCRRRNTCSTSAGTVETTSYALLTYTHLNRVSDSVCIVRWLVEQMDGKGGYRSTQDTVLALMALAQSGSVSVRKFHIYITSFSISNSTSITLTHPSDPIATQKVEIEVPNELYIENTGDGAALIQANVSYHVHKLKPDMSYDLTVTAHRQLAGQTTFSANDIPTQSSPMWVNSDFTTTPLPLSDWPNTAPQVTVESTSEITEAVNSVVPTEPTLVNDTSDSLSDLPHFEWLTTPPQTTVESTSEITEAVNSVVPTEPTLVNDTTDSLSESPHFEWLTTPPQTTVESTAEITEAVNSVVPTEPTLVNDTSDSLSDLPHFEWLTTPPQTTVESTADITEAVNSVVPTEPTLVTDNTDSLSDSFENSSQAINMTYNEGTLIVEVCVRWHSTYADSGMALVELKLPSGYATEHYVMQKLANLDYNGIRRVEVKGGKAIFYFDKFESNMNTCFNVSLIQTHCVVRAKPSYACVYSYYEPEISTTVLYQVPSTELSNFSECAHSNNVQHFDRDEQVDRDVSNNLTK; this is translated from the exons ATGGTG GCAGGACACAGTTCCACTTTCACTGTCTTCAGCACAACAGAAATTAGTGAAACACTTCACTTGATG ACTATTTCCAAAGAGAAAATCTGGAATGCATGGAGTGTCTCACTTGTTACACTCTCTTCACAAGAGTTCGGTGGTGTGTATGAGTTTACATTCAGCTTATACATTAACTGCTCTCTAGCACCGGACTTTCAACTTTTATCTTtttacacaacaaacaaaggaTTTGCAGTAGAAGATGTTGTTCATTTTGTTATCGAAACTTGTTTTGAACATGAG GTTGCCTTATCATTCAGTCAAAGTGAAGTTCGTCCAGAAGAATATGTAGAGATATCAGTGAAGACGCTTCCACATGCAACAGTCAGTTTGACTGCTGTAGACAAGAGCGTTCTTTTGTTACCAACTTTATGCAGCAGTCAAGTGACAAGAAGCAAC GTTGAATATGAAATGTCATTATACTCCTTGTTAGAGGATGAAAGTACATCTCAAAACGATCCTCGACACTGGTGGAAATCATGGTGGAAGACTGTCAAAGTGCCACGTGTTTTTAAG GAATCTGGAATGAACGTGATCAGCAATTACTTTTTCGGTCTTGGCAATAGTCGACGAATTAAACGTCAAGCTTTCAATG ACACTGTAGATCTAATACCGTCAAGTTTCACATCATTACCAAGGAAACAAGTGCGGTCTGACTTTCCAGAGGTTTGGTTATGGAAAACCATTCAAACCAA TGAACAAGGTGAATGGCATGCGAATCTAACAGTtccacacacaataacaagtTGGATAGTCGATGCGTTTGCTTTGTCTTCAAATACTCCACTGGGGATTGTTGATTCGCCATCCTCTCTTCTTGTTTTCAAACAGTTCTTTGTCTCTCTAAGCTTGCCATTTTCTGTGATCAGAGGCGAAGAAGTTGAAATCATTGCCAACGTGTTCAATTACTTTCACAAGGATCTACAT GTTGTGTTGAGTATTGATAATTCAACGGATGCATTTGATTTGGTTGAAAGTTTTACGTCAGGATATACAGTGCTGACTGTACCTGCCAACGATATTTGGACGGCACGTTTTCCAATTGTTCCTCAGAAGCTTGGCTACATACCCATCAAGGTTACAGCAAGATCTAATCTGGAGTCAGACACTGTTTTGAGGATGCTGCTAGTTGAG CTTGAAGGAATTCCACAGGAATATTACAAAAGCATTCAAATTCAAGGAAATTCAATTGCAACATTGACGTTAGATCTTCCTCCTTCATTTGTCAACGATTCAGTTGCAGGATTTCTGTCAGTATCTG GAGACATTTTGGGTCCTGCAATCAACTCCTTGGGATCGCTATTACGAATGCCATCAGGATGTGGGGAACAGAACATGGTCAATTTTGCTCCAGCTGTAGTGATCAAACAATATCTTATGAAAACAAATCAACTTACACCAGAGATAGACAGTAAAGCTACTCGATTCATGGAGATTG GATACCAACGTCAGCTCACATTTCAGAGGTCTGATGGTGGCTACGCTATTTGGGGTAATAAAAGTCCTTCTAGTAGCACATG CTTGACTGCATTTGTTTTACAAATTTATGCTCTGGCAATGGATGTGATGTATATTGATGAAATGTCTATGCTGAAAAGCCTTTGTTGGTTAATGAACAGACAGCGATATGATGGCTCGTTTGTTGAAACTGGACAGTGTTATCACCTGACT tGTGGAATGCGAGAGGACAGAGCTACTACATTGACAGCATATTCTTTGATTACATTGGTTGAAGTTGGCAAACAGTTG AAATCTTCATCAGGGTCTTGCTTGTGGGCATTACATTACAAAATTGATAGAGCAAGGAAGTATTTGGAGAATGCAATTTCTTCTCTGACGTATAGTGGAAAATATAATGATTACATAAGAGCTATGGCTGCATACGCACTTTCTTTGGCTGGAAGTCCAAGAGCAGACTTGGTTGTCAAACGTCTTCAAGAGAGTGCTATCAGAACAG ATAATCATTGTCATTGGATTTGCAACTCTGAGCAATGCAGGAGACGCAACACTTGTTCTACTTCTGCAGGAACAGTGGAGACCACATCATATGCTCTGCTTACATATACTCATCTGAATCGAGTTAGTGATTCTGTCTGCATTGTCAGGTGGCTAGTGGAACAGATGGATGGGAAAGGAGGTTACAGATCTACACAG GATACTGTACTTGCTCTCATGGCTCTTGCGCAGAGTGGATCTGTATCTGTAAGGAAATTCCACATTTATATCACAAGCTTCTCCATTTCAAACAGCACTTCTATCACACTGACTCATCCCTCAGATCCTATAGCAACACAGAAAGTTGAA ATAGAGGTTCCGAATGAATTAtatattgaaaacacaggCGATGGAGCAGCATTGATACAA GCCAATGTGAGCTACCATGTTCACAAACTAAAGCCAGACATGTCGTATGATTTGACTGTAACAGCTCATCGCCAACTGGCTGGACAAACTACGTTTTCTGCTAATGATATACCAACAcagtcttctccaatgtgggTTAATTCTGACTTCACTACTACACCACTGCCACTTTCTGATTGGCCGAACACAGCTCCCCAGGTGACTGTGGAGTCAACTTCCGAAATTACAGAAGCAGTGAATTCTGTGGTGCCAACAGAACCAACTCTAGTCAATGATACTTCTGACAGTTTATCAGATTTGCCACATTTTGAATGGCTGACCACACCACCTCAGACAACTGTGGAGTCAACTTCCGAAATTACAGAAGCAGTGAATTCCGTGGTGCCAACAGAACCAACTCTAGTCAATGATACTACAGACAGTTTATCAGAATCGCCACATTTTGAATGGCTGACCACACCACCCCAGACAACTGTGGAGTCAACTGCAGAAATTACAGAAGCAGTGAATTCCGTGGTGCCAACAGAACCAACTCTAGTCAATGATACTTCTGACAGTTTATCAGATTTGCCACATTTTGAATGGCTGACCACACCACCTCAGACAACTGTGGAGTCAACTGCAGACATTACAGAAGCAGTGAATTCCGTAGTGCCAACAGAACCAACTCTAGTCACTGATAATACAGACAGTTTATCAGATTCTTTTGAAAATTCCTCTCAGGCAATCAACATGACATACAATGAGGGCACCTTAATTGTAGAAGTGTGCGTTAG GTGGCATTCCACTTATGCAGACTCAGGAATGGCCCTTGTTGAGCTAAAGCTGCCATCAGGATATGCCACTGAACATTATGTAATGCAGAAG CTTGCTAACTTGGACTACAATGGCATACGTCGGGTTGAAGTCAAAGGAGGAAAGGCTATTTTCTACTTTGATAAA TTTGAGTCAAACATGAACACTTGCTTCAACGTGTCGTTGATCCAAACTCACTGTGTTGTTAGAGCAAAACCCAGCTATGCTTGTGTTTACTCGTATTATGAACCTG AAATATCAACAACAGTGTTGTACCAAGTACCCTCGACAGAATTAAGCAATTTTTCTGAATGTGCTCATTCAAACAATGTTCAGCACTTTGATCGAGATGAACAGGTTGATAGAGATGTCTCAAACAATCTCACTAAATGA
- the LOC134190892 gene encoding C3 and PZP-like alpha-2-macroglobulin domain-containing protein 8, with translation MAAYALSLAGSPRADLVVKRLQESAIRTDNHCHWICNSEQCRRRNTCSTSAGTVETTSYALLTYTHMNRVGDSVCIVRWLVGQMDGKGGYRSTQDTVLALMALAQSGSGSVGKFHIYITSLSISNRTSITLTHPSDPIATQKVEIEVPNALYVKNTGNGAAIIQANVSYHVHKLKADMSYDLTVTARRQLSGQTTFLALLTSTFANDIPTQSSPMWVNSDFITPSLPPFDWWITAPQTTVESTSEITEAVNSSPTEPSLVDNSTDSLSDSFENSSQAINMTYNEGTLVVELCVRWHPTYADSGMALVELKLPSGYATEHYVMQKLADLNYNGIRRFEVEGGKAIFYFDKFESNIDTCFDVLLIQTHCVVGAKPSYARVYSYYEPEISTTVLYQVPSTELSNFSECAHSNNVQPFERDEQIQIDRDVSNNLTK, from the exons ATGGCTGCATACGCACTTTCTTTGGCTGGAAGTCCAAGAGCAGACTTGGTTGTCAAACGTCTTCAAGAGAGTGCTATCAGAACAG ATAATCATTGTCATTGGATTTGCAACTCTGAGCAATGCAGGAGACGCAACACTTGTTCTACTTCTGCAGGAACAGTGGAGACCACATCATATGCTTTGCTTACATATACTCATATGAATCGTGTTGGTGATTCCGTCTGCATTGTCAGGTGGCTAGTGGGACAGATGGATGGGAAAGGAGGTTACAGATCTACACAG GATACTGTACTTGCTCTCATGGCTCTTGCGCAGAGTGGATCTGGATCTGTAGGGAAATTCCACATTTATATCACAAGCCTCTCTATTTCAAACAGGACTTCTATCACACTGACTCATCCCTCAGATCCTATAGCAACACAGAAAGTCGAG ATAGAGGTTCCGAATGCATTATATGTTAAAAACACAGGCAATGGAGCAGCAATAATACAA GCCAATGTGAGCTACCATGTTCACAAACTAAAGGCAGACATGTCGTATGATTTGACTGTAACAGCTCGTCGCCAACTGTCTGGACAAACTACATTTTTAGCATTACTAACTTCTACGTTTGCTAATGACATACCAACAcagtcttctccaatgtgggTTAATTCTGACTTTATTACTCCATCATTGCCACCTTTTGATTGGTGGATCACAGCGCCCCAGACAACTGTGGAGTCAACTTCCGAAATTACAGAAGCAGTGAATTCTTCGCCAACAGAACCAAGTCTAGTCGATAATAGTACTGACAGTTTATCAGATTCTTTTGAAAATTCCTCTCAGGCAATCAACATGACATACAATGAGGGCACCTTAGTTGTAGAACTATGCGTTAG GTGGCATCCCACTTATGCAGACTCAGGAATGGCTCTTGTTGAGCTAAAACTGCCATCAGGATATGCCACTGAGCATTATGTAATGCAGAAG CTTGCTGACTTGAACTACAATGGCATACGTCGGTTTGAAGTCGAAGGAGGAAAGGCTATTTTCTACTTTGATAAA TTTGAGTCAAACATCGACACTTGTTTCGACGTGTTATTGATCCAAACTCACTGTGTTGTTGGAGCAAAACCCAGCTATGCTCGTGTGTACTCGTATTATGAACCTG AAATATCAACAACAGTGTTGTACCAAGTACCCTCGACAGAATTAAGCAATTTTTCTGAATGTGCTCATTCAAACAATGTTCAGCCCTTTGAACGAGATGAGCAGATCCAGATTGATAGAGATGTCTCAAACAATCTCACTAAATGA
- the LOC134191676 gene encoding uncharacterized protein LOC134191676 produces MKEFDKCFWEIQTPLGMLMQLSFLSSDDQKLIGNLKLWFLQYNSDGAIVSSSFQWWPQGDPYFLYENTNATLVIQVPAANLSIVTLKCEFFSAIVPFSPCDFDKDKCGWDISDTVWQRFYSGML; encoded by the exons ATGAAGGAATTTGATAAATGTTTTTGGGAGATTCAAACACCTCTTGGAATGCTGATGCAGTTATCTTTTCTATCATCTGATGACCAAAAACTCATTGGAAATCTCAAACTGTGGTTTTTGCAATATAATTCAGACGGTGCTATTGTTTCTAGCTCATTTCAATGGTGGCCTCAAGGCGACCCATACTTTCTGTATGAAAATACTAATGCGACGTTAGTAATACAAGTACCAGCTGCTAACTTGTCAATCGTGACCCTCAAATGTGAATTCTTTTCGG CAATTGTGCCATTCTCACCATGTGACTTTGACAAAGATAAGTGTGGCTGGGATATATCTGACACTGTCTGGCAAAGAT TTTATAGTGGAATGCTATGA